One genomic segment of Amycolatopsis granulosa includes these proteins:
- a CDS encoding PQQ-dependent sugar dehydrogenase — protein sequence MRVGMGKAPRRPWWLLAACGLLLSGCAQFDDRAANQTFEPAPQLTAPAGPQPQVPEADGGADPSRPSTPQTSIPPPQGCTDYDQSVIATCLDTVSAVAALPNTGAAPGALAAERKTGRIVQVTAGGPAAEVRRLDVQATGDGGLTGLALSPTYSEDQLVFAYVTTATDNRVVRFTRGQQPKPVLTGIPKGATGNRGAIMTDGRGALLVATGDAGNPAAAADPRSLAGKVLRIDTAGNAAEGNPAPGSRVYASGVHSPGGLCKATDGSRTWITDRAADVDALYAVTPGASLSVPTWTWPEKPALAGCADSGTSIVIATSVGANLQELPITLDGSVGGKPKPLMDGKNGTAYGRYGALDQIDSQFALVGTVNKDGGRPVSSDDRVVLISLQATPGGGSGKD from the coding sequence GTGCGCGTCGGGATGGGGAAGGCTCCGCGGCGGCCGTGGTGGCTGCTCGCGGCCTGCGGGCTGCTGCTGAGCGGCTGCGCCCAGTTCGACGACCGGGCCGCGAACCAGACGTTCGAACCGGCGCCCCAGCTCACCGCGCCGGCCGGTCCCCAGCCTCAGGTACCCGAGGCCGACGGCGGCGCCGACCCGTCGCGGCCGAGCACCCCGCAGACGTCGATCCCGCCGCCCCAGGGCTGCACCGACTACGACCAGTCGGTCATCGCGACCTGCCTGGACACCGTGTCCGCCGTCGCGGCCCTGCCGAACACCGGGGCGGCGCCGGGCGCACTGGCCGCCGAGCGGAAGACCGGCCGGATCGTGCAGGTCACGGCGGGCGGCCCGGCCGCCGAGGTGAGGCGCCTGGACGTGCAGGCGACGGGCGACGGCGGTCTCACCGGGCTCGCCCTGTCCCCCACCTACTCCGAGGACCAGCTGGTCTTCGCCTACGTCACGACGGCGACGGACAACCGGGTGGTCCGGTTCACGCGCGGCCAGCAGCCGAAGCCGGTGCTGACGGGCATCCCGAAGGGCGCGACGGGCAACCGCGGCGCGATCATGACCGACGGGAGGGGCGCGCTGCTCGTCGCGACGGGCGACGCCGGCAACCCGGCCGCCGCGGCCGACCCGCGATCGCTGGCCGGGAAGGTGCTGCGCATCGACACGGCCGGCAACGCGGCCGAGGGCAACCCGGCGCCCGGGTCGCGGGTCTATGCCAGTGGGGTGCACTCCCCCGGCGGCCTGTGCAAGGCGACGGACGGTTCCCGCACCTGGATCACCGACCGCGCCGCGGACGTGGACGCGCTGTACGCCGTCACACCCGGCGCGTCGCTGTCCGTACCGACCTGGACGTGGCCGGAGAAGCCGGCGCTGGCGGGCTGCGCGGACAGCGGCACGTCGATCGTCATCGCCACCTCGGTGGGGGCCAACCTGCAGGAACTGCCCATCACGCTGGACGGCTCGGTCGGCGGCAAACCGAAACCGCTGATGGACGGCAAGAACGGCACCGCCTACGGCCGCTACGGCGCCCTGGACCAGATCGACAGCCAGTTCGCCCTGGTGGGAACCGTCAACAAGGACGGCGGCCGGCCGGTGTCCAGTGACGACCGGGTGGTGCTGATCTCACTGCAGGCCACCCCCGGCGGCGGCAGCGGCAAGGACTAG
- the solA gene encoding N-methyl-L-tryptophan oxidase codes for MAVDADVAVVGLGTLGSMTVWQLARAGADVLGFEQFGIGHDRSAAGGESRIFRTAYQEGPEYVPLLREAHRLWRELEAESGGRLLTATGGLTIGAEGTEAMANVLASIERFGLPAEVLDAAAMRWRYPQHRLADGEMAVLDHTAGVLRPEFAVIAAVTRAVSLGARVHSGTAVTAIEPFGDHVVVTAGERRFTVRQVVVAGGPWTARLVPALAGAVHVRRIVMTWFATTDPARYGPERFPVFIRQSGERHVFGIPTFDGGSVKVALVAEDPVADPDALDRDVRPSALSAISSLVQGCLPELHPYPHRVSVHMDGYTADGHPLVGAVPGVPNVVVLGGFSGHGFKMAPAIGRVAADLVLRGQGSVGFLDPGRHAGI; via the coding sequence ATGGCTGTCGACGCCGACGTGGCGGTGGTCGGGCTCGGCACGTTGGGGTCGATGACCGTGTGGCAGCTCGCCCGGGCCGGGGCGGACGTCCTCGGGTTCGAGCAGTTCGGCATCGGGCACGACCGGTCCGCGGCCGGTGGTGAGTCGCGGATCTTCCGCACCGCCTACCAGGAGGGGCCGGAGTACGTGCCGCTGCTGCGGGAAGCGCACCGGCTGTGGCGGGAGCTCGAGGCCGAATCCGGCGGCCGGCTGCTGACCGCGACCGGCGGGCTCACCATCGGCGCCGAGGGTACCGAGGCGATGGCCAACGTGCTGGCCTCGATCGAACGCTTCGGGCTGCCCGCGGAGGTGCTCGACGCCGCGGCGATGCGCTGGCGGTACCCGCAGCACCGGCTGGCCGATGGCGAGATGGCGGTGCTCGACCACACGGCCGGCGTGCTGCGGCCGGAATTCGCGGTGATCGCGGCCGTGACGCGGGCGGTTTCGCTGGGCGCCCGCGTGCACAGCGGGACGGCTGTCACCGCGATCGAGCCGTTCGGCGACCACGTCGTGGTGACGGCCGGGGAGCGGCGCTTCACCGTGCGGCAGGTGGTGGTGGCCGGTGGGCCGTGGACCGCCCGGCTGGTTCCGGCACTGGCGGGCGCGGTGCATGTGCGGCGGATCGTCATGACGTGGTTCGCGACCACCGACCCGGCGCGGTACGGCCCGGAGCGGTTCCCGGTCTTCATCCGGCAGAGCGGGGAGCGGCACGTCTTCGGCATTCCCACCTTCGACGGTGGCTCGGTGAAGGTGGCGCTGGTCGCGGAAGATCCGGTGGCCGATCCGGACGCGCTCGACCGGGACGTGCGGCCGTCCGCGCTGTCGGCGATCAGCTCACTGGTGCAGGGCTGCCTGCCGGAGCTGCATCCCTATCCGCACCGGGTTTCCGTGCACATGGACGGCTACACCGCCGATGGCCACCCGCTGGTGGGGGCCGTGCCGGGGGTGCCGAACGTGGTGGTGCTCGGCGGTTTCTCCGGGCACGGGTTCAAGATGGCCCCGGCGATCGGGCGGGTGGCCGCGGATCTCGTGCTGCGCGGTCAGGGGTCCGTGGGGTTCCTGGACCCCGGGCGTCACGCGGGAATCTGA
- the gatB gene encoding Asp-tRNA(Asn)/Glu-tRNA(Gln) amidotransferase subunit GatB, translated as MTAVAEVMDYAEVVERFDPVLGLEVHVELNTKTKMFCGCPNEFGGEPNTHVCPTCLGLPGALPVLNGKGVEGAIRIGLALNCEIAEWCRFARKNYFYPDMPKNFQTSQYDEPIAVNGYLDVTLDDGEVVRVEIERAHMEEDTGKSLHVGGATGRIHGAEHSLLDYNRAGVPLIEIVTKPIVGMGERAPEVARAYVTALRDLLRALDVSDVRMDQGSLRCDANVSLMPKGASEFGTRTETKNVNSFRSVERAVRYEMTRQAAVLAAGGTVTQETRHFQEADGTTSPGRTKETAEDYRYFPEPDLVPIAPSRDWVEELRGTLPEMPAARRKRIQTEWNLSAEELRDLFNSGAVELVEATVAAGAKPNDARSWWVNFLAQEANAREVEIAALPITPAQVARVAALVDSGELTNKLAREVVKGVLAGEGEPDEVVEKRGLKVVSDDSALLAAVDEALAAQPDIADKIRGGKVQAAGAIVGAVMKATKGQADAKRVRELIIERVGA; from the coding sequence GTGACCGCCGTTGCCGAAGTCATGGACTACGCCGAGGTCGTCGAGCGGTTCGACCCGGTGCTCGGGCTCGAGGTGCACGTCGAGCTGAACACCAAGACCAAGATGTTCTGCGGCTGCCCGAATGAGTTCGGCGGCGAGCCCAACACCCACGTGTGCCCGACCTGCCTCGGCCTGCCCGGCGCGCTGCCGGTCCTCAACGGCAAGGGCGTCGAGGGCGCGATCCGCATCGGCCTGGCGCTGAACTGCGAGATCGCCGAGTGGTGCCGGTTCGCCCGGAAGAACTACTTCTACCCGGACATGCCGAAGAACTTCCAGACCTCGCAGTACGACGAGCCGATCGCGGTCAACGGCTACCTGGACGTCACCCTCGACGACGGCGAGGTCGTGCGCGTGGAGATCGAGCGCGCGCACATGGAGGAGGACACCGGCAAGTCGCTGCACGTCGGCGGAGCGACCGGACGGATTCACGGTGCGGAGCACTCGCTGCTCGACTACAACCGCGCCGGTGTACCGCTGATCGAGATCGTCACCAAGCCGATCGTCGGCATGGGCGAGCGGGCCCCCGAGGTCGCGCGCGCGTACGTGACCGCCCTGCGGGACCTGTTGCGTGCGCTGGACGTGTCGGACGTGCGGATGGACCAGGGCTCGCTGCGCTGTGACGCCAACGTGTCGCTGATGCCGAAGGGCGCGAGCGAGTTCGGCACCCGCACCGAGACGAAGAACGTCAACTCCTTCCGCAGCGTCGAGCGGGCCGTGCGCTACGAGATGACGCGGCAGGCCGCGGTGCTCGCCGCCGGTGGCACGGTCACCCAGGAGACCCGGCACTTCCAGGAGGCCGACGGCACCACCTCGCCCGGCCGCACCAAGGAGACCGCCGAGGACTACCGGTACTTCCCCGAGCCCGACCTGGTCCCGATCGCCCCGTCGCGTGACTGGGTCGAGGAGCTGCGCGGGACGCTGCCGGAGATGCCGGCCGCGCGCCGCAAGCGCATCCAGACCGAGTGGAACCTCTCCGCCGAGGAGCTGCGGGACCTGTTCAACTCCGGCGCGGTCGAGCTGGTCGAGGCCACGGTCGCCGCGGGTGCGAAGCCGAACGACGCGCGCAGCTGGTGGGTCAACTTCCTGGCGCAGGAGGCCAACGCCCGCGAGGTCGAGATCGCCGCGCTGCCGATCACCCCGGCGCAGGTCGCCCGCGTCGCCGCGCTGGTCGACTCCGGCGAGCTGACCAACAAGCTCGCCCGCGAGGTGGTCAAGGGTGTGCTGGCCGGCGAGGGCGAGCCGGACGAGGTCGTCGAGAAGCGGGGCCTCAAGGTCGTGTCGGACGACTCGGCGCTGCTCGCCGCGGTCGACGAGGCGCTGGCCGCGCAGCCGGACATCGCCGACAAGATCCGCGGCGGCAAGGTCCAGGCCGCGGGCGCCATCGTTGGTGCCGTGATGAAGGCGACCAAGGGTCAGGCCGACGCCAAGCGCGTCCGTGAGCTGATCATCGAGCGGGTGGGCGCCTGA